From a region of the Gossypium raimondii isolate GPD5lz chromosome 10, ASM2569854v1, whole genome shotgun sequence genome:
- the LOC105775342 gene encoding uncharacterized protein LOC105775342: MSFTPPLPPVFAGENYHIWVVKMKTYLQAHDLWSVVESDVEPPPLRANPTIAQIRQHSEERAKKHKAMACLQNCVSDVIFTRIMACDSPKQAWDRLKEEFMGSDKTRQQQVINLRREFENLKMKESETIKQYSDRIMATVNNIRLLGEDFSDSRVVEKVITTLPERFESKISSLEDSRDLTTISFFELVNSLYALKQRRASRQEEHPEGAFQEKDREGSISSQKAKKPWFERMEKSRKDAGRRRFPPCIHCKKTNHLEKYYWNRLDIQCKNYKQYGHHEKICKGKEKAHTQQQVQAKTTEDLQAQE; this comes from the coding sequence ATGAGCTTCACACCTCCTCTACCACCAGTGTTTGCTGGAGAGAACTACCACATTTGGGtagttaaaatgaaaacttacctcCAAGCACATGATCTATGGAGTGTAGTTGAAAGTGATGTTGAACCACCTCCATTGAGGGCAAATCCAACTATTGCACAGATTAGGCAGCATAGTGAGGAGCGAGCCAAGAAGCACAAAGCCATGGCCTGTCTACAGAATTGTGTGTCTGATGTGATTTTTACACGCATTATGGCTTGTGATTCACCCAAGCAAGCATGGGATAGGCTGAAAGAGGAGTTCATGGGATCAGACAAGACAAGGCAGCAACAAGTAATCAACCTTAGAAGGGAATTtgagaatttgaaaatgaaggaGTCAGAGACTATCAAGCAATATTCTGATAGGATCATGGCTACTGTTAACAATATCAGACTCCTTGGAGAAGATTTTAGTGACAGCAGGGTTGTTGAGAAAGTTATTACCACTCTCCCTGAGAGGTTTGAGTCAAAAATCTCCTCATTGGAGGACTCGAGGGATCTCACAACCATTTCTTTTTTTGAGTTGGTAAACTCACTTTATGCACTCAAGCAGAGAAGGGCTAGTAGGCAGGAAGAGCATCCTGAAGGAGCCTTTCAAGAAAAAGACAGAGAAGGCTCTATCTCAAGTCAGAAAGCAAAGAAGCCTTGGTTTGAAAGAATGGAGAAATCAAGAAAAGATGCAGGGAGAAGGAGGTTTCCACCTTGCATTCACTGTAAGAAAACAAACCATTTGGAAAAGTACTACTGGAATAGACTAGATATTCAGTGCAAGAATTACAAACAGTATGGCCATCATGAGAAGATCTGCAAAGGCAAAGAGAAGGCTCATACTCAGCAGCAAGTTCAAGCCAAAACTACTGAGGATCTTCAAGCTCAGGAGTAG
- the LOC105778095 gene encoding 60S ribosomal protein L38, protein MPKQIHEIKDFLLTARRKDAHSVKIKKSRDVVKFKVRCSKYLYTLCVSDAEKADKLKQSLPPGLSVQDL, encoded by the exons CCTAAGCAAATTCATGAGATCAAGGACTTCCTTCTCACTGCTAGAAGGAAAGATGCTCACTCTGTAAAAATCAAGAAAAGCAGAGATGTTGTAAAGTTCAAGGTCCGCTGCTCCAAGTACTTGTACACCCTTTGCGTGTCTGATGCTGAGAAGGCCGACAAGTTGAAGCAGTCTCTTCCTCCAG GTTTGAGCGTCCAAGACTTGTGA